From Antechinus flavipes isolate AdamAnt ecotype Samford, QLD, Australia chromosome 1, AdamAnt_v2, whole genome shotgun sequence:
atgatcccttttggggattttcttggcagagacactgcagtgatttactatttccttctccagctcattctacagctgagaaaaccaaggcaaacagggttaagtgacttgaccacagtcacacagctaataaatatttgagattgGTTTTCAATTTAGGTCTTCTtaactcagtttgctcatctgtaaaattaggatgatCTTACCTGTCTCACCTACTTACTGCAGCTTCTAAAGAGATGAGGTTGCAAAAACTGTAACATGCTGTACAAGTATGAGGCATTATTACTATCAGGAATGAGAGGAAATGGAATAAATCAAGCATATCACCAAAGGGTCAAAGAAAGCAAATCAAAAAGTTGggtgaataagaaattaaaatcaggATTTCCTTCATAGAGGGTACAAAGTGGATGGTCTGCCTTGGGAAAGAGATGTTGCCTCTATTGTAGATGGGGGCTAGATGCAATTGTCACCCAGTAAAATCATCTTTGCAACCATCCTCACGTATATCTTCGCTTATTTCTCCCCAGCCTGTTGCCCAGCACATGGTCACATTCTCAAAGAACATCATGGAAGGTGGGATGCAGATGGGCTGGATGGTTTCCTTGAAACGAACTGGCGAATTCAGCTTTGCCAAGGCGATGTCCTTGGGTGGCCTACCAGAGAATTTGGGGTGAAGGATTACTTTTTCCACAGAATAACGTCTGGGACGATTTAAGGGAAATAGTGGTGGTAGGAGAGTAGTTGAGCCTGCAAAAACCGTCCaatgtctaatttttcttttcctaaaggggaaaaggagggagaatagATATCATGATGGCCCCAGGGCCACTGGATCCTGGGTAGATAAACTCCTAGAATTAGCAACtagaaaggaatttagagataatttagtctGTCTCTGATTTTACAAAGGAGGGAAGTGAAGATCAGAGAAATTTCTTTGAGGTATCATAAGGATCATGGGGTCTTGGAGATACCTGTAATTACTGAGGCAATAGGGATTGCCATAGCTATGAGTTATGGTAAATTCTGGGTTCAGAGACTTTGTTAATGTAAGATGGGCTGCTCTCATGCTTTGGGAGAGCTGGAATTATTTGAGTAGGTCCTCAGTCCACATTTCTTATCCACATACCTGTCATAGTGCCTAAAACTGTACCCAGTACACTGGAATACATGCTGAATATGGGGTTAGATGTTGAATACAgatccagctctgacatttactagctgtgtaacttgggcaagttattttatttttcaggccctcagtttcctcattagtgaAACGAAGCGCTTGGATTAAGGTAATctgtaaggtccctttcagctcaacATCTGTGATTTGTGATCTTATGATCCATTTTTTGTGGGTGCCTGAAAGAATTTGTCATCCATTTGGATCCATTCAAGAAGTcttaattaaatgcttactagATGCAAAGCACTGTTTCCTTTATGAAGTTTAGGGGGAGTATGGAAAAACGGAGGGAGGTTCAAGGACCATAACTTTCTGGGCTATCCATTTTGTAGGGATTAGCTGACAGCTAACTGAGAGCAGGGGATTATAGGAATTTGGAATGGGATATTTGTGGGAAGGTGCAGAAACTGAGGACTCCAAagactcttctttttctcttttttagggcAATTTTTATGGTACCacagcatttaacatttttaaaagtattcctTATTCCTGTTGACTATGTTTTCAAATCTTCAAATCCCTGTTAAATATGAAGTGCAGACTGGGGGCATGAGGGATCAGGGGACAGGGAAAGGCATCAGAGCGAATGGTCTATGGGGACCCCACCCCGCATCCCAGGGAACGGGGGTCCTGGCCCTCCCTGTAACCTGCTCAGCCCTGCCCATCCACTTGGGAAGGGAGACTCACTTTTCGAAGCAATGAGCAGCTGTTATCACCCATTTTGAATGGATGAGGCTGCCCCCACACAGGTGGAAGTATTTATACTGTAGGCTGACCTGCCACGGCCATCGGGTTATCCTGCTTGCCAGGCCTCCGGTGATTCGTGCTGACTCCCTGGGCTGCCCACAGGCTTGCAAGGCTTGGAAGAGTGGTAAGGGAGATTGGGGGGATTCAGACACCCCAACCGGCCCCCCCCCGCCCGTTCTCGTACCCGTgtgccctcctccccccacttttGCCCTTGACCCTCTGTCACCCTAGAGGTACACCGCACTCCCCCCGCCTCCGCCATCTCATTTGAGGGTTTAGGTCCGGGACTTCCATCTTATCCTTCTTTAATTTCAATTCCGGGAGCCCTGGGGGAAGGCGGTAGGCACAGGGGCGGGGGAGGAGCGTCCCTCTTCCTAGTGCCCCGCTCTCCCGGCCTGGGCCCCTTCCTCACCTGGGTACTCCTGCGCCCCCAGCAGCAGGGGCAGCAGGAGCGTGGGGCTGACCCAGCCCATGGCCTCCTCGCCTGAGGCTGAGCCCGTGTGGCGCTCCACGCGGAGGGCTCCAAGTCTCCAGCCGAGGGCGGCTGCggcctctccctccttcctgcgGGTGGCGCCCCTACAAGCAGCCTTTGGATTCCCTCTCGGAGAGGGGACCTAGAAGGTTCTCCAACACCCAGAGAGAGCTTCGACAGCCCCAAACAGGCCTTCGGGCTCCCGGGCCCCGGGCCCCGGATGGACCCTAGTGGGCGAGGAAAACTCGGGAGAGGAAGCCGACGGCTGCCCCTCCCCCACACCCCGGGGCTCTCGGCTTCTCTCCGTCCCTGTACGTAGCGCCCAGTGGGAGACGCCAGCCCCCCCGGAGGTCACAGTGAAAAGCGGACCTGATGTCTGTTTCTGAGATCTTTGCTGTTGTAGGACATTGTAAAATGGAGGCGTCCTGACCCTTTTCTCAGTCCCAGGGCTGTCAGCAAGGCTTCCCGCCCGGAAAATGGGCCCGTATAAGGGACCTTATCCTGAAGCGGGAACCTAAGAACAAGAGGAGGGGGACGGGGAAAGAAAGGGACATTACACAGTGCCAGCTACTGGAGGAAGGACTTTTACAAACAGCATCTTGTTTGGTCTTCACAGCAATGCTGGGAGCTTGGttctggggtgtgtgtgtatttaatagttttacaattgagaaaacggAAGTAAACAGGGTCTAGTACATACAGCTAATaaagtctgaggctgaatttgaatcgGGTCTTTCAGATTCTGGGCAAAGTCAGTTGTTCAGCTCTGTCCTAGGAAGCCTGGGAGAGCTCTGGAACTGGGAATGATAAAACTTGATACTGGTAGAGAAGGGCATATCATCCTGGAAGGTCTGGAATAGGGTATAGAAAAAGGctggttttaatttaaaaaaactataaactTATTAGCagtcaacaaaataatcaatcagATAATGTATTAAAACAAGAGGCGAATTCTTGCTCCAAACTCTTAGCTTTTTATAAGACAGGACCAAGCAAATTAGTCTTTTTGTACTTCTGAGAGTCATCTGTTCTGGAAGTGATGgccattctggtttttttttttttttttttttttgagctatccTGTTTTTTATGATCAAAAAGGTCAAAAGGGACATAAATTATATAGTAAAGAGTTAGGTAGTtgtatgaggggaaaaaatcataaactgagcattttaaatagaaaagtgaatagaaaagaaagaatcagtaatcaaaggatcatagatttagcacTCGAAAGGAACTCAGAGGTCATGAGTTCAACACCTTTATTTCAATGATGAGGAACAGAGACTCGgattggttaagtgatttgcccaaatcatttaatatttaatatacttGTATTTATACAGGTAGCCAATATCAGAGTTaaaatctgaacccagatcctcagacttcaaatcctgaatGTTGGAAGCCCAAAGATAATGATTTGAGTTCATGACCAAATCACATTACAGGTGAATTTTTCCTAAATTAGAatgcttttccttaaaattgagATGTTTTCCTCAGAATTTTTTTGGTCTGGAAGACTAGGACCTGAATCAATGACTTAGTCTTCTAGTCCTGGAGCATCAACCTGTGAGGAACTGGGAAGTTTGGTATCTCCCATTGGTAGAATTCCCATTGTCCTGCTGGATGTTTTTCAGATTGAAATTTCTATTCATCTTTGCCTCATCATGAGTAATTCTGCATATCTAGTCTATTGCCAATTCTTGTTGCTTCTACTTCCCCAATCTTTTGTTGATgtcccttctctctattcacataaCTGCCACCCTTGTTCAAGACTTAGTTGCATTTTAtctggactttttctttttttaaattaaagcttttttttttttccccaaaacatgtacatagataattttcaacattcaccctgccaaaccttgtgttccaaatttttttccctcccttttccctatcccttctcctagatgacaagttatccaatatatgttaaacatatgaaattcttctatacatatttccataattatcatgctgcacaaagagaaatcagatcaaaaaggaaaaaaatgagaaagaaaacaaagaaaagaaaaaaaaagtaaaaaacaacaacaaaaatgaaaataatatattatgatccacactcagtccccacagtcctctcttccTCAGAAGaccattagaattggcctgaatcacctcgttgttgaaaagagccatgtaccTGCactttttcaaaagctttttaactatTTTCCTACTTTAAAGTCTACCCCCCACTCTAATCCAATCTTTACTACGAAGCTAACATGGTCTTTTTAAAGCATAGTTCTGACAATATTATTTCCTTGTTCAATGAGCTCCATTGATTTCCTATATCTGTaggataaatatttgtatttgaaattttttaaaaattcaattttattttattctcagtaCCAGattatctccctcccttcatccctttcttactcattgagaaggcaagaaataaaatacccattatacatatgaagttgtataaaacatttcttctttaatcatgttcccagaaaaaaaaagaaaaagagagaaaaagtttcaatctgtattttgaatccattagttcttttttttaaaagcatatctttttactttatttttttgttttttcataataatagttttttatttttcaaaatacatataaacatagtgttcaacatttacccttgcaaaaccttgtgttccaaatttttctccctgccttccctagggagcaa
This genomic window contains:
- the LOC127542692 gene encoding testisin-like: MGWVSPTLLLPLLLGAQEYPALQACGQPRESARITGGLASRITRWPWQVSLQYKYFHLCGGSLIHSKWVITAAHCFEKKRKIRHWTVFAGSTTLLPPLFPLNRPRRYSVEKVILHPKFSGRPPKDIALAKLNSPVRFKETIQPICIPPSMMFFENVTMCWATGWGEISEDIPLQKPWILQEIQIPLIDQKTCDKYYHMGMPFLEAPLIYDDMLCAGSLFGTKDSCRGDSGGPLVCKVNEIWYQAGIVSWGVGCGDPRFPGIYTNVSFHTDWIKSIIMSKSSTQFPTDVLPLLLLLLHLLLH